From the genome of Leishmania panamensis strain MHOM/PA/94/PSC-1 chromosome 4 sequence, one region includes:
- a CDS encoding hypothetical protein (TriTrypDB/GeneDB-style sysID: LpmP.04.0670) has product MSTANAAAAARSQPREHLNIIYPDEGKRYKLNVRAPISRLTVGKVKQCLAAVSSCPIPLNKMVLHLNGVPLSSDKDLCSSLGIGNGATLSLEARHTPNKYNSEEDGGDGGAKGAQSPVGAATPGAAASPSLSISSPMSHQRRLLELQTLKQQDEMLHKDAVVRNDVLRHTLHHVEEEMDQANLRRRQLERQRESADEELQHIKGKEAEAARERERFAMLQAQEAARASERATQLVERREQLRAEQEAARAVAMLKLENEKKKALLAQQQAFFNAERERAKREQENFEATTKARELELRAREIDIEHLRLARIREARALDMDRRLAVQQRLNYYAQLGIEAPGALQREAAALLLTEKGKSDGEATNEALVGEGSHHWPGVQCHPPNSKVSATALKGHTGKSAASALDTITDGLVRSRGSSSPPLSHSVQRPAVVAAVPDGSFYDARENAEENLRRLGEDLGLRDGLQFDESDTCVISIDGEYTLLVMYDTVTERLYLYSTLLASLPPVVQATTEGRLKLYEFLLEASLLGREMCGGGVGSSIRNDFILMSASLYMPTSQPWSLRTLAPQFLHCLQHWRTKLTEFLQTLEAQESHLQGGGIDTVPPSPPAAAPQPPQQHGYFTASSSQSPSLAHSPYRPSSAAIRIVSPRPRCLATSPSPSQASSSAAVAVTPLAAPYTSPPNGSAIPVLGLEVTSTVLINGVPTHYEDGVLVVNAAGPSVLAGVQPNDFIEELNGVRIHNVGDFRRVIEEQLAPGMLVPVRINRGGVAMVVTVHVEAARPL; this is encoded by the coding sequence ATGAGCACAGccaacgccgctgcagccgctcgGTCGCAACCCCGCGAGCACCTGAACATTATTTACCCCGATGAGGGAAAGCGGTACAAACTCAACGTGCGTGCCCCGATCAGCCGCCTCACAGTTGGGAAGGTGAAGCAGTGCCTTGCCGCCGTCAGCTCATGCCCCATTCCGCTGAACAAAATGGTGCTGCACCTCAACGGAGTGCCGCTGAGCAGCGACAAGGACCTGTGCTCCAGCCTCGGCATCGGTAACGGtgccaccctctctctggAGGCTCGACATACACCGAACAAGTACAACAGCGAAGAAGATGGCGGCGACGGAGGTGCGAAGGGTGCGCAATCGCctgtcggcgctgccacacccggtgctgccgcgtcgcCTTCGCTGTCGATATCGTCACCGATGTCGCATCAGCGCCGGCTGCTGGAGCTTCAGACACTCAAGCAGCAGGATGAAATGCTGCACAAAGACGCCGTTGTGCGGAATGacgtgctgcggcacacacTGCACCACGTCGAGGAGGAAATGGACCAGGCAaaccttcgccgccgccagcttGAGAGGCAACGCGAAAGCGCTGATGAAGAACTACAGCACATCAAGGGGAAAGAGGCCGAGGCGGCACGCGAGCGGGAGCGGTTTGCCATGCTGCAGGCGCAAGAGGCGGCGCGTGCGAGTGAGCGCGCGACACAGCTAGTGGAGCGTCGGGAACAACTCCGTGCCGAGCAGGAGGCCGCCCGCGCCGTGGCGATGCTGAAGCTCgagaatgaaaagaaaaaggccctgctggcgcagcaacAGGCCTTCTTCAACGCCGAGCGAGAGCGGGCCAAGCGGGAGCAGGAAAACTTCGAGGCTACAACCAAGGCCCGGGAGCTGGAGTTGCGGGCACGTGAGATCGATATAGAGCATCTGAGGCTCGCTCGCATTCGTGAGGCGCGAGCTCTGGACATGGACCGCCGCCTGGCAGTGCAGCAACGACTGAATTACTACGCCCAACTGGGCATCGAGGCACCGggggcgctgcagcgcgaggcggcggcgcttctACTAaccgaaaagggaaagagcgatGGGGAGGCAACGAATGAGGCGCTGGTGGGTGAGGGCAGCCACCACTGGCCTGGCGTCCAGTGCCATCCCCCCAACTCGAAGGTGAGCGCCACGGCGCTCAAAGGACACACCGGCAAATCGGCCGCGAGCGCTCTCGATACCATTACCGATGGCCTCGTGCGTAGCCGCGGGTCATCATCGCCTCCGCTGTCGCACTCCGTCCAAAGGCCTGCGGtagtggcggcagtgccggATGGGAGCTTCTACGATGCGCGCGAAAACGCTGAGGAAAATCTGCGTCGCCTCGGCGAGGACCTCGGCCTCCGCGACGGGCTGCAGTTTGACGAGAGCGACACCTGCGTCATCAGCATCGACGGTGAGTACACGCTTCTCGTGATGTACGACACCGTGACCGAGCGACTCTACCTCTACTCCACTTTGCTGGCGTCACTGCCGCCGGTTGTTCAGGCAACGACAGAGGGTCGGCTGAAGCTGTACGAGTTCCTGCTGGAGGCGTCTCTGCTCGGACGCGAGATGTGCGGCGGGGGCGTTGGTTCCTCCATTCGTAATGACTTTATCCTCATGTCCGCCAGCCTGTACATGCCGACGAGTCAGCCGTGGTCGCTGCGAACGCTGGCACCACAGTTCTTACACTGTCTCCAGCACTGGCGCACGAAGCTTACGGAGTTCTTGCAGACCCTGGAGGCACAGGAGAGCCACCTCCAGGGCGGTGGCATTGATACTGTACCTCCAAGcccgccagcggcggcaccacaaccgccgcagcagcatggGTACTTTACCGCCTCATCCTCCCAATCGCCCTCCTTGGCCCACAGCCCCTACCGCCCCAGCTCAGCGGCGATTCGCATCGTTAGCCCTCGCCCACGGTGCTTGGCAACCTCCCCATCTCCGTCACAGGCCTCCAGCTCGGCGGCAGTAGCGGTGACACCCCTAGCGGCGCCGTACACCTCGCCGCCCAACGGCAGTGCCATTCCAGTCCTGGGACTCGAGGTGACCAGCACTGTGCTGATCAATGGGGTGCCGACACACTACGAGGACGGTGTCCTCGTAGTGAACGCGGCGGGCCCGTCGGTGCTCGCCGGTGTGCAGCCAAACGACTTCATCGAGGAACTGAACGGAGTGCGCATACACAACGTCGGCGACTTCCGCCGTGTcatcgaggagcagctggcgccAGGCATGCTTGTGCCGGTCCGCATCAACCGTGGTGGGGTAGCGatggtggtgacggtgcatgtagaggcggcgcggccgctGTAG
- a CDS encoding hypothetical protein (TriTrypDB/GeneDB-style sysID: LpmP.04.0680) produces the protein MGSHASATAPMADFHMTVDEQQQLLNNAPIHNSLARPDSGDHINDHAHHGTQYMTPLSSPRGEDPADKTTASLAIHGTSEPAPASAVAAVEAPSPGRAALSSLSCPDHYRRRLFASSRHDLDNTVEEFVQRAANDADVPPGLLGFLQRQRQHQPQEQLRQDPQPGLSPLVSTSSVNSVRSVAQTTPPRQSFALPSQDLDSTAACKAATAPMEVNRDDSDVLLHSHNSSGSGGTQVYGLTKLAPSDPSSGLAEEDEEEGTTFSVGGGGGGNGHVRPRLTAGMKTARLLAAPLPKQRHCSSHRMTAPSVNPQSTRELRQLCTSALQRRDSTITGVYQGISSGGGAAASTARCDSTASLMRLQRSHQPVPCTATVSGVTLPVVFRFLAIRSCSQPDSVPRVLPASDSSPLPTTSGNTGRALADHLYEVPGVLRQRVHPPALSTSVIAFPASLAQSSPRGIDTSAGKRFALADVQKPTQVADEKASKGHSCVPLPPLLQLSSVATRASTQSSASAQLFGGATATNATILSSISITDIPSTNLSSSVAAACGRQAPTSDYATRESYSSLGVSYHQQPRFRRAQLGSVSSHSRSAVKPPTAEAAAAAAAGLSDIVTAGSISGRRSSYGETDPSLTAGVVWFGMFSSYAPSVTSPTADTPTSTTNYCYSCASSSIAG, from the coding sequence atggGCTCGCACGCGTCAGCGACCGCTCCTATGGCGGACTTCCACATGACCGTCGacgagcagcaacagcttTTAAACAACGCTCCCATTCACAACAGCCTTGCGAGGCCTGACAGTGGTGATCACATCAACGATCACGCACACCACGGCACACAATACATGACGCCGTTGTCGTCCCCGAGAGGTGAAGACCCAGCCGACAAGACAACTGCGAGCCTCGCCATCCATGGCACAAGTGAACCTGCTCCTgcgtcagcggtggcggccgttGAGGCACCCTCGCCGGGGCGCGCCGCCCTCTCATCGCTGAGCTGTCCTGACCATTATCGACGTCGCCTGTTCGCCTCGTCGCGGCACGACTTGGACAACACCGTCGAGGAGTTCGTGCAGAGAGCAGCGAACGATGCAGATGTGCCGCCAGGCCTCCTAGGATTTCTACAgagacagcggcagcaccagccacaagagcagctgcgccaggaTCCCCAACCGGGGCTCTCACCGCTGGTGTCGACCTCCTCCGTGAACTCAGTACGAAGTGTTGCTCAGACAACCCCCCCACGGCAGTCGTTCGCACTTCCCTCGCAGGATCTCGACTCGACCGCGGCTTGCaaggcggcaacggcgccgaTGGAAGTAAATagagacgacagcgacgtTCTCCTCCATAGCCACAacagtagcggcagcggtggcacacAGGTCTACGGGCTAACCAAGCTCGCCCCCTCAGACCCCTCGAGCGGCttagcggaggaggacgaggaagagggcacgACTTTCAgcgtcggtggtggtggtggtggcaacgGTCATGTGCGGCCAAGACTAACAGCGGGGATGAAAACAGCGAGGCTCCTTGCAGCACCCCTGCCtaagcagcgccactgcagtAGTCATCGCATGACCGCACCGTCGGTCAACCCTCAAAGCACAAGGGAACTGCGGCAGCTCTGCACCTCTGCACTGCAGCGTCGCGACAGTACCATCACAGGCGTGTACCagggcatcagcagcggcggtggtgccgccgcttccaCCGCCCGCTGCGACTCAACCGCTTCCCTTATGAGACTGCAACGCTCGCACCAGCCGGTGCCCTGCACTgccaccgtcagcggcgTCACCTTGCCGGTCGTCTTTCGGTTTCTCGCCATCCGGTCATGCTCACAGCCGGACTCCGTGCCTCGCGTACTGCCGGCATCCGACAGCTCACCACTCCCAACGACAAGCGGTAACACCGGCAGAGCACTCGCTGATCATCTTTACGAGGTCCCTGGAGTGCTGCGCCAACGTGTTCATCCGCCAGCCTTGTCCACCTCCGTCATCGCCTTCCCTGCCTCGCTGGCGCAGTCATCTCCGCGGGGCATTGACACCTCAGCGGGCAAGCGCTTCGCCCTTGCCGACGTGCAGAAACCTACACAGGTAGCTGACGAAAAGGCTTCAAAAGGCCACTCTTGCGTGCCGCTACCGCCTCTGCTTCAGCTCTCCTCGGTCGCGACTCGCGCGTCCACACAATCATCGGCGTCGGCGCAGCTCTTCGGCGGTGCCACGGCGACAAACGCCACGATCctcagcagcatcagcatcaCCGACATCCCCTCCACGAATTTGTCGTCTTCGGtagctgctgcgtgcggcAGGCAGGCGCCGACCTCAGACTATGCAACAAGGGAGTCGTACAGTAGCCTTGGTGTGTCGTACCACCAGCAGCCGCGCTTCCGCCGAGCCCAACTCGGAAGCGTGAGCAGTCATAGCAGGAGTGCCGTCAAGCCGCCGAcggccgaggcggcggcggcggcggcggccggccTCAGTGACATCGTGACTGCTGGGAGTATATCGGGTCGGCGGTCTTCTTATGGGGAGACGGATCCGTCGCTGACGGCAGGCGTGGTGTGGTTCGGGATGTTCTCCTCGTACGCCCCATCGGTCACCTCACCCACCGCAGACACGCCCACTAGCACGACCAACTACTGCTAcagctgcgcgagcagcTCCATTGCCGGGTGA